From Pagrus major chromosome 6, Pma_NU_1.0, one genomic window encodes:
- the wnt7aa gene encoding wingless-type MMTV integration site family, member 7Aa has protein sequence MSRKTRRWIFHFFLCLGIVYLKIGGLSSVAALGASIICNKIPGLAPRQRTICQSRPDAIIVIGEGVQMGINECQFQFRHGRWNCSALGERTVFGKELRVGSKEAAFTYAIIAAGVAHAVTAACTQGSLSGCGCDKEKQGFYNQEEGWKWGGCSADVHYGLGFSKVFVDAREIKQNARTLMNLHNNEVGRKVLEKGMRLECKCHGVSGSCTTKTCWTTLPKFRQLGYILKDKYNQAVHVEPVRASRNKRPTFLKIKKPHSYRKPMDTELVYIERSPNYCEADSLTGSMGTQGRLCNKTALQPNSCDLMCCGRGYNTHQYSRVWQCNCKFLWCCYVKCNTCSERTEVYTCK, from the exons ATGAGTAGGAAGACGCGACGCtggattttccattttttcctgTGCCTTGGAATAGTGTATTTGAAAATCGG GGGTCTGTCATCGGTGGCTGCGCTGGGAGCAAGCATCATCTGTAATAAAATCCCTGGCCTGGCCCCCCGTCAGAGGACTATCTGTCAGAGCCGACCCGACGCGATCATAGTGATCGGAGAAGGGGTTCAGATGGGGATCAATGAATGTCAGTTTCAGTTCAGACACGGCCGCTGGAACTGCTCGGCCCTTGGAGAGAGGACCGTGTTCGGGAAAGAGCTCAGAGTGG GCAGTAAGGAGGCTGCGTTCACCTACGCTATCATTGCTGCCGGGGTCGCCCATGCAGTCACTGCAGCTTGCACCCAGGGGAGCTTGAGCGGCTGTGGCTGTGACAAGGAGAAACAGGGTTTCTACAACCAGGAGGAGGGCTGGAAGTGGGGCGGCTGCTCTGCCGATGTCCATTATGGCCTGGGGTTCTCTAAGGTGTTTGTGGATGCGCGGGAGATCAAGCAGAATGCCAGGACGCTCATGAATTTACATAATAATGAAGTGGGACGCAAG GTCCTGGAGAAGGGCATGCGACTGGAGTGCAAGTGTCATGGTGTGTCAGGATCCTGCACCACCAAGACATGCTGGACGACGCTCCCCAAGTTCCGTCAGCTGGGATATATCCTCAAGGACAAGTACAACCAGGCCGTGCATGTGGAGCCTGTACGAGCCAGCCGCAACAAGCGCCCCACCTTCCTGAAGATCAAGAAACCCCACTCATACCGAAAGCCCATGGACACGGAATTGGTCTACATCGAGAGGTCGCCCAACTACTGCGAGGCCGACTCTTTGACCGGCAGCATGGGAACACAGGGTCGCCTTTGCAACAAAACGGCTCTGCAGCCCAACAGCTGTGACCTGATGTGTTGCGGTCGAGGATATAACACGCACCAATACTCCCGCGTTTGGCAGTGCAACTGCAAATTCCTGTGGTGCTGTTATGTTAAATGCAACACCTGCAGTGAGAGGACAGAGGTGTATACCTGTAAATAG